The following coding sequences are from one Leptospira mayottensis 200901116 window:
- a CDS encoding YifB family Mg chelatase-like AAA ATPase, with protein MKNSWICLTGANLEGLDAFAVDVEINLKRGLPRFMITGLAAQSIRESSERVRIALENSGYSCPFQNILVNLAPAGRKKEGTLLDLSIACGILALTEQIFPSGKLQRTLFLGELGLDGSLKPLKGVLPILSGISSEKYDTVIVPFENREEAALLRKFEVFGISHLRELEEILESRKPPETKSKIQIREVNIVQNLELYQDQMIAFRAVQIAVAGWHHILLSGPPGIGKSLLARIAGLLLPSPEEREALDILKIQSALFPLKELIAERPYRAPHHTTSDITLVGGSRDLRMGEVTLANRGILFLDELAEYKSGILQALREPMEEGNITISRISGTVIYPANFLLVAATNPCPCGFYGVEGGGCSCNPQKIKKYQSPYSGPFRDRIDLEVEMYPLKEKERKRISISLEESRKQIQKAAAIQRDRYRGSEFYFNGQLRGECVNSYLKFDSTCEEILESETRKRKSSIRKFNQIRKVARTIADLEENPFVKEKHLLEALHFQNAGSSEKTGPSLNSR; from the coding sequence ATGAAAAATTCTTGGATCTGTTTAACCGGAGCCAATTTGGAAGGTTTGGATGCATTTGCTGTCGATGTGGAAATTAACCTCAAACGAGGATTGCCTCGTTTTATGATAACGGGACTTGCCGCCCAGTCCATCCGCGAATCCTCGGAAAGAGTGAGAATTGCTCTGGAAAACAGTGGTTATTCTTGTCCGTTCCAAAATATTCTAGTCAATCTAGCTCCGGCAGGAAGAAAAAAGGAAGGTACTCTTTTAGATCTTTCGATCGCATGCGGAATTCTCGCGTTAACCGAGCAAATCTTTCCCTCCGGGAAATTACAAAGAACGCTTTTTTTAGGAGAATTGGGCTTGGATGGAAGTTTGAAGCCACTCAAAGGAGTCTTACCCATCCTATCTGGCATCTCCTCGGAAAAATACGACACTGTGATCGTTCCTTTTGAAAATAGAGAGGAAGCGGCACTTCTACGAAAATTCGAGGTCTTTGGAATTTCTCATTTGAGAGAATTAGAAGAGATACTGGAAAGTCGAAAACCTCCAGAAACGAAATCAAAAATCCAAATCCGAGAAGTTAACATTGTACAAAATTTAGAACTCTATCAAGATCAGATGATCGCATTTCGAGCGGTTCAGATTGCAGTGGCAGGCTGGCATCATATTCTTCTATCAGGGCCACCGGGAATCGGAAAAAGTTTATTGGCGAGAATAGCAGGTCTTTTACTTCCTTCTCCCGAAGAGCGCGAAGCGCTGGATATACTGAAAATTCAATCCGCACTTTTCCCTCTCAAGGAATTAATCGCCGAAAGACCCTATCGAGCTCCTCATCATACAACTTCCGACATCACTTTGGTAGGGGGTTCCAGAGATTTAAGAATGGGAGAGGTCACTTTAGCAAATCGAGGAATTTTATTTTTAGATGAACTTGCGGAATATAAATCAGGAATTCTTCAGGCTCTCCGGGAACCGATGGAAGAAGGAAATATTACAATTTCAAGAATCAGCGGAACCGTGATTTATCCGGCGAACTTTTTATTGGTAGCTGCAACCAACCCTTGTCCTTGTGGATTCTACGGAGTCGAAGGAGGCGGTTGCTCTTGTAATCCTCAAAAAATCAAAAAATACCAATCTCCCTACTCCGGACCGTTTCGGGACCGAATCGACCTGGAAGTGGAAATGTATCCTCTTAAAGAAAAAGAGCGAAAGAGAATTTCCATTTCGTTAGAAGAATCTAGAAAACAAATTCAAAAAGCCGCAGCGATTCAAAGAGACAGATATCGGGGAAGTGAATTTTATTTCAACGGACAACTTCGGGGAGAATGTGTAAATTCCTATCTAAAGTTCGATTCCACCTGTGAGGAAATTTTAGAAAGCGAAACTAGAAAGAGGAAGTCAAGCATTCGTAAATTTAACCAGATTCGGAAAGTAGCACGGACGATTGCAGATTTGGAAGAGAATCCATTTGTAAAAGAGAAGCACCTTCTAGAAGCCCTGCATTTCCAGAATGCCGGAAGTTCGGAGAAAACAGGGCCATCGCTTAATTCCCGTTAA
- a CDS encoding type II secretion system-associated lipoprotein produces the protein MFRITVFLLPVFFLFLTSCGNRLIRKDAIAHINEHYSEKIYYLTKDKKVSNTETFKKGMLVRIYVESTPSMVKIKCYPADHKREYAIGRMIIYQLNDEYGDKKISIEDLDKLIANELAEYKKKK, from the coding sequence ATGTTTCGTATTACCGTTTTCTTGCTTCCCGTATTTTTTCTTTTTCTCACAAGTTGTGGCAATCGACTCATTCGTAAAGACGCAATCGCTCATATCAACGAGCACTATTCGGAAAAAATTTATTACCTAACAAAAGACAAAAAAGTTTCCAATACGGAAACTTTTAAAAAGGGGATGCTTGTTCGGATTTATGTGGAATCGACCCCTTCCATGGTAAAGATCAAATGTTACCCTGCGGATCATAAAAGAGAATATGCTATCGGAAGGATGATCATTTATCAACTGAATGATGAATACGGCGATAAAAAGATTAGTATAGAGGACTTAGATAAGTTGATAGCCAATGAACTTGCGGAATATAAAAAGAAAAAATAA
- a CDS encoding YraN family protein produces the protein MSRFKKIKGDEGESIASDFLISLGHEILKRNYRFLSCEIDIISVKEEVLYFSEVKFWKEFESFDPRFTFNFAKQTRMRKAASGFLSENLSLQNHFVSFCLVSINEKKGCEYYPDLF, from the coding sequence TTGAGTAGATTCAAAAAAATCAAAGGTGACGAGGGAGAATCCATTGCATCAGATTTTTTGATTTCTCTCGGTCACGAGATTCTGAAACGAAATTATCGATTTCTTTCTTGTGAAATCGACATAATCTCTGTAAAAGAGGAAGTATTGTATTTTTCCGAAGTGAAATTTTGGAAGGAATTCGAATCTTTCGATCCTCGATTTACGTTCAATTTTGCAAAACAAACTCGTATGCGAAAGGCGGCTAGCGGTTTTCTTTCCGAAAATCTTTCCTTGCAGAATCATTTTGTCTCATTCTGTCTTGTCTCCATAAATGAAAAAAAGGGATGTGAATATTATCCTGATCTTTTTTGA
- a CDS encoding LysM peptidoglycan-binding domain-containing M23 family metallopeptidase codes for MRNIKRKNKSSTGAGSRSARSVSDIKKVNGKLFFIPLVSSLVLSPIFADPLKNYDAEISEYTNKDSSFFSDKEERKIKQLFSQSPENWQEEKYSLNYHKDKSNLELPSFISVNKIISSRIISHSGIIYKNYVVKPKDSLSKIARIMKTSVQKIVSTNGLKKNTTLLVGQNISIPVQVRNASRERVEFRRFFVHPVLNAKITSRYGRRKDPFHTGSRGFHTGLDFAGAQGAPILAVADGVVSFAGVNGGYGNTVIIDHENGYKTMYAHCSKITIDQGTKVSTGTVIGAIGRTGSATGPHLHFEVFLNGTRVNPEAALKKALKIVTPLDPGKFARL; via the coding sequence TTGCGGAATATAAAAAGAAAAAATAAATCCTCTACAGGAGCAGGATCAAGATCAGCTAGATCCGTATCCGATATTAAAAAAGTGAATGGAAAACTTTTCTTTATTCCTCTAGTTTCTTCTTTGGTTCTCAGTCCCATTTTTGCTGATCCTTTGAAGAATTACGACGCTGAGATTTCGGAATATACCAATAAAGATTCTTCCTTCTTTTCTGATAAGGAAGAGCGTAAAATTAAACAATTATTTTCTCAATCCCCTGAAAATTGGCAGGAGGAAAAATATTCTCTCAATTATCATAAGGACAAATCCAATTTAGAACTTCCGAGTTTTATCAGCGTCAATAAAATCATTTCCTCCAGAATCATAAGTCATAGTGGGATCATATATAAAAATTATGTTGTAAAACCGAAAGATTCACTTTCTAAGATCGCGAGAATTATGAAAACTTCGGTTCAAAAAATTGTCTCTACAAACGGTCTGAAAAAGAATACCACGCTTCTAGTCGGACAGAATATTTCTATTCCGGTTCAAGTGCGTAATGCAAGCCGCGAAAGAGTGGAATTTCGTAGATTTTTTGTACATCCGGTCTTGAACGCAAAGATAACGTCTCGTTACGGAAGAAGAAAAGATCCATTTCACACCGGTTCCCGCGGCTTTCATACCGGTTTGGATTTTGCAGGCGCACAAGGTGCTCCGATTCTTGCAGTTGCAGACGGAGTCGTATCTTTTGCCGGGGTTAACGGAGGTTATGGAAATACGGTTATCATTGATCATGAGAACGGTTATAAAACAATGTATGCCCATTGTTCGAAAATTACGATCGATCAGGGAACGAAAGTCAGCACCGGCACGGTCATAGGTGCAATTGGTAGAACCGGATCGGCTACGGGACCACATCTTCATTTTGAAGTCTTTTTAAACGGAACTAGGGTAAATCCTGAGGCTGCTTTGAAAAAGGCATTGAAGATTGTTACACCTTTAGATCCGGGTAAATTTGCCAGATTGTAA